A genomic window from Glycine soja cultivar W05 chromosome 10, ASM419377v2, whole genome shotgun sequence includes:
- the LOC114370767 gene encoding cytokinin riboside 5'-monophosphate phosphoribohydrolase LOG7-like, producing the protein MFNQLASFKGLLSYFFFKLFGTFSSFLVERRIDLVYGGGSVGLMGLVSQAVHDGGRHVLGVIPKSLMPREITGDPIGEVRAVSDMHQRKAEMARQADAFIALPGGYGTLEELLEIITWAQLGIHSKPVGLLNVDGFYNSLLSFIDKAVDEGFISPKARRIIVSAPTAKDLVRELEEHVPERDEVVSKLVWEDRLNYVVPESEVAM; encoded by the exons ATGTTTAATCAACTTGCTTCATTTAAGGgtcttttaagttattttttcttcaaactcttcggCACTTTCTCCTCCTTCCTT gttgAGAGAAGAATTGATTTGGTCTATGGAGGTGGTAGCGTGGGTTTGATGGGTCTAGTTTCTCAGGCGGTTCATGATGGTGGGCGCCATGTTCTGGG cgTTATCCCAAAAAGCCTCATGCCAAGAGAG ATAACTGGTGATCCTATTGGGGAAGTGAGAGCAGTATCTGATATGCATCAAAGGAAAGCTGAGATGGCTCGTCAAGCTGATGCATTCATTGCCCTTCCTG GGGGATATGGAACACTCGAAGAATTGCTGGAAATCATTACATGGGCTCAGCTTGGGATCCACAGCAAACCG GTGGGCCTATTGAATGTGGATGGATTTTACAATTCCTTGTTGTCTTTCATTGACAAGGCCGTTGATGAAGGCTTTATTTCACCAAAAGCACGTCGCATTATCGTGTCAGCACCCACAGCTAAAGATTTGGTTAGGGAGCTAGAG GAACATGTACCTGAGAGAGATGAAGTTGTATCCAAGTTGGTGTGGGAAGACAGGCTAAATTACGTGGTGCCTGAATCAGAAGTTGCCATGTGA